In Exiguobacterium acetylicum, the genomic stretch AAACCGGACGCTGCTGACTCGACGTATCCTTCGACACCTGTCATTTGACCAGCAAAGAACAAGTCGTCACGTGTACGTGTCTGATACGTTGGCTTTAACAAATTCGGCGAGTTGACGAACGTGTTACGGTGCATGACACCATAACGGACGATTTCTGCATTCTCAAGACCAGGAATCAAGCGAATGATCCGCTTTTGTTCGCCCCATTTCAAATGTGTCTGGAAGCCGACAAGGTTGAACAATGTTCCAGCTGAGTTGTCCTGACGCAATTGAACGACAGCATATGGTCGTTTGCCTGTTTTCGGATCTTCCAGTCCGACTGGCTTCATTGGTCCGAACAAGAGTGTTTTCGGTCCGCGAGAAGCGAGAACTTCAAATGGCATACAGCCCTCGAAGTAAATCTCTTTTTCAAATTCCTTCAGTGGAACGACTTCCGCATTGATCAGCTCATCATAGAAGAGCTGGAATTCTTCTTCCGTCATTGGACAATTCAAGTAGGCCGCTTCACCTTTATCATATCGTGATTTCAGGTAAACCTTCTCACGATCGATCGTGTCTCCATCGAGAATCGGTGCCGCTGCATCGAAGAAGTATAGGTAATCTTCACCTGTGAATTGTTTAAGTGATTCCGATAATGCCGCACTCGTCAACGGACCCGTCGCGACGATCGTCGGACCATCTGGAATCGCTTCGATTTCTTCATGATGGACGGTAACGTTCGGGTGGTTTTTCAACGTTTCCGTCACATATCCTGCGAAGTCATGCCGATCGACAGCAAGTGCTCCACCTGCTGGAACGCTCGCTAGGTCTGCTGCTTTCATGATCAAGGAATCGAGCTGACGCATCTCTTCTTTTAAAACACCGACTGCGTTCGTTAACTGGTTCGCTCGAAGTGAGTTCGAACAGACGAGTTCAGCAAATTGGTCTGTATGGTGCGCGGGTGTCTGTTTGACAGGCCGCATTTCATATAAATCTACTTGTACGCCGCGTTTTGCAAGTTGCCATGCTGCTTCAGAACCTGCAAGTCCCGCGCCGATTACCGTTACACGTTTCAACGGTCATTCCTCCTCTTGCTCCTGATCGATGCGTGTTTCATGATGTCCACAAGATGTACATTCTACTTTCACACCGTTCTTGATTTTCTTTTGTACCATCATACTACTACATACCGGACATGGTTCTTCGACCGGTTTATCCCATGAGACGAACTCACACTCCGGATAGTTCGAACAACCGTAGAACAAACGTCCTTTTTTACTACGACGTTCGACGATGTCGCCCGTTCCACATGTCGGACACTTCACACCGATCTCGACTTGGATCGGTTTCGTGTTACGACACTCTGGGAAGTTC encodes the following:
- the trmFO gene encoding FADH(2)-oxidizing methylenetetrahydrofolate--tRNA-(uracil(54)-C(5))-methyltransferase TrmFO, with the protein product MKRVTVIGAGLAGSEAAWQLAKRGVQVDLYEMRPVKQTPAHHTDQFAELVCSNSLRANQLTNAVGVLKEEMRQLDSLIMKAADLASVPAGGALAVDRHDFAGYVTETLKNHPNVTVHHEEIEAIPDGPTIVATGPLTSAALSESLKQFTGEDYLYFFDAAAPILDGDTIDREKVYLKSRYDKGEAAYLNCPMTEEEFQLFYDELINAEVVPLKEFEKEIYFEGCMPFEVLASRGPKTLLFGPMKPVGLEDPKTGKRPYAVVQLRQDNSAGTLFNLVGFQTHLKWGEQKRIIRLIPGLENAEIVRYGVMHRNTFVNSPNLLKPTYQTRTRDDLFFAGQMTGVEGYVESAASGLTAGINAARLVNEAEPVTFPQETMMGAMSHYITTTEGKNFQPMNANFGLVPALVGHPVRMKKPEKYALYAERALEAIKDFTDM